The window AATTTGCATCCAGATTGTCCGGGTCAACCTTAAGTACCTCCTGGAATTCTCTGACCGCTTCATCAAGCATACCGTCATTATAATATTCAATCCCTCTTGCCAGGTGATCACTTCCTAAAGATTCCTGAACTGTTTCTTCCGATTCTGACAAATCTGCCTCATCACTTTTCTGTCCCGCTTCAACCGATTCTTCATCTTTGCCTTCCTCGTTTAACGTTTCTCTATCTGGAATGACAACAAACTCTCCCTGTTTCTTCAACAACTCATTATAGCGTGCAAACTCGTTCTTTGCCAACTGCATCTCCCCCTCTTCCCGATACGCAAATCCCAGGTTATAATGAGCATATGCAAGATCAGGATTGATCGCTATTGCCTGTTTACAAACGGTAATAGCTGTTTTGTATAACCCTGTCCAGTTATATACATGTGCAAGTGCAACGTAAACCTCTGCCACCATTTTTTTGTTTTTTTCTTCTTTAAACAGAGGGAGAGCCTTTTTAAATTCATCGAGCGCCCTCTCAACAATACCTGTTTCGAGAT is drawn from Candidatus Scalindua sp. and contains these coding sequences:
- a CDS encoding tetratricopeptide repeat protein; this encodes MKTPGIAGLLLFFTFFLSDICICKESEDHYQRGLGYLETGIVERALDEFKKALPLFKEEKNKKMVAEVYVALAHVYNWTGLYKTAITVCKQAIAINPDLAYAHYNLGFAYREEGEMQLAKNEFARYNELLKKQGEFVVIPDRETLNEEGKDEESVEAGQKSDEADLSESEETVQESLGSDHLARGIEYYNDGMLDEAVREFQEVLKVDPDNLDANFNLGKTYVDKEMFEEAMSQYEKVIEVDPAHIDANLDLGMLYMDFDQIDEALMLYKKASMENPENAYLHFHLGEVYYRKQRYDKAILEFNRALSINNMDPEIQYRLAETYNETKQFDLALKHVNRAKELGYPIDQEFVDYLQEKTK